From a region of the Wenzhouxiangella sp. XN24 genome:
- a CDS encoding CaiB/BaiF CoA-transferase family protein, translated as MAGPLTGLTVIEVAGLGAGPYCGMMLADMGARVLRVERMPLPRAAPPLPDPLARGRESIALDLRKPEGVVALLRLVEDADALFEAFRPGVAERLGFGPDTCLERNPRLVYGRMTGWGQQGPLARAAGHDLNYIALSGALHSIGPVGGKPVPPLNLVGDFGGGGLLLAFGLACALLERERSGAGQVIDAAMLDGAASMMNMFSGFRALGLFDERPGASMLGGAAHFYDTYETADGKYVAVAPIEPEFYAEFLERLGLDAARFAPHAFSFGRPDTSAWAALKAEIAAVFRTRSRAEWCTLLEGSDACFAPVLSLGEAPEHPHNAARGTFVEVGGVVQAAPAPRFSRSAPEAPRAAPHPGADTHAILARAGYDETSLQALAAAGVIPQQQE; from the coding sequence ATGGCGGGACCGCTCACGGGGCTGACGGTGATCGAGGTTGCGGGGCTCGGGGCGGGGCCGTATTGCGGGATGATGCTGGCCGACATGGGTGCGCGGGTGCTGCGCGTGGAACGCATGCCGCTGCCGCGCGCCGCGCCGCCGCTCCCCGATCCGCTGGCGCGCGGACGCGAGAGCATCGCGCTGGACCTGCGCAAGCCGGAGGGTGTCGTGGCGCTGCTGCGCCTGGTGGAGGACGCCGACGCGTTGTTCGAGGCCTTTCGGCCGGGGGTCGCGGAGCGGCTCGGCTTCGGTCCGGACACCTGCCTCGAGCGGAACCCGCGCCTCGTCTACGGGCGGATGACCGGCTGGGGCCAGCAGGGTCCCCTGGCCCGGGCCGCCGGCCACGACCTGAACTACATCGCCCTGTCCGGCGCGTTGCACAGCATCGGGCCCGTGGGCGGCAAGCCCGTGCCGCCGTTGAACCTGGTGGGCGATTTCGGCGGCGGCGGGCTGTTGCTCGCGTTCGGCCTGGCCTGTGCCTTGCTGGAACGCGAGCGCTCCGGTGCGGGCCAGGTGATCGACGCAGCCATGCTCGACGGGGCGGCCTCGATGATGAACATGTTCTCCGGTTTCCGTGCGCTCGGGCTGTTCGACGAGCGTCCGGGCGCCAGCATGCTCGGCGGGGCCGCGCACTTCTACGACACCTACGAGACGGCCGACGGAAAATATGTCGCCGTGGCGCCGATCGAGCCGGAGTTCTACGCCGAGTTTCTCGAGCGCCTCGGCCTGGACGCGGCGCGTTTCGCGCCACACGCCTTCAGTTTCGGCCGTCCCGACACCTCGGCGTGGGCGGCGCTCAAGGCCGAGATCGCCGCCGTGTTCAGGACGCGCAGCCGCGCGGAGTGGTGCACGTTGCTCGAGGGCAGCGACGCGTGTTTCGCGCCGGTGCTGTCGCTGGGGGAGGCACCGGAGCATCCGCACAACGCGGCCCGGGGCACCTTCGTCGAGGTCGGCGGCGTGGTCCAGGCCGCGCCGGCGCCGCGTTTCAGCCGCAGCGCGCCGGAGGCGCCGCGTGCAGCGCCCCACCCGGGCGCAGACACCCATGCGATCCTGGCGCGGGCGGGCTACGATGAGACGTCCCTGCAGGCGCTGGCCGCAGCGGGCGTCATTCCGCAACAACAGGAGTAA
- a CDS encoding nitronate monooxygenase family protein gives MALPESFRGRIAVPAVAAPMFLVSGPQLVIEACRSGVPACFPALNQRSTAKFVEWLDEVGGALNDSDAPWGVNLIVHRSNPRLEQDLEACVRHRVPFIVTSLGAVPDLVKTVHGYGGIVFHDIVSLRHAHKAAEAGVDGLIAVCAGAGGHAGPTSPFALASEIRQFFDGTLLLAGAISDGRQVAAALMMGADLAWIGSRFIATRESLAPEAYKQMMLAASAADVVYTDAVSGVPANFLRQSLEDNGFDVAALAKRGLGSGKLKDLGDEAQAWKTIWSAGQGVGTIRDVPGTAELCARLKAEFDAACAAGVPWPERG, from the coding sequence GTGGCACTGCCTGAGTCGTTTCGCGGACGGATCGCCGTGCCCGCGGTGGCGGCACCGATGTTCCTGGTGTCCGGGCCGCAGCTGGTCATCGAGGCCTGCCGCAGCGGGGTGCCGGCCTGCTTCCCGGCGCTGAACCAGCGCAGCACGGCCAAGTTCGTCGAATGGCTCGACGAGGTCGGCGGGGCGCTCAACGACAGCGACGCGCCGTGGGGAGTGAACCTCATCGTGCACCGCTCCAACCCCCGGCTCGAACAGGATCTCGAGGCCTGCGTGCGCCACCGGGTGCCCTTCATCGTCACCTCGCTCGGCGCCGTGCCGGATCTCGTCAAGACGGTTCATGGCTACGGCGGGATCGTGTTCCACGACATCGTCAGCCTGCGCCACGCCCACAAGGCGGCCGAGGCGGGGGTGGACGGGCTCATCGCCGTCTGCGCCGGGGCGGGCGGACACGCGGGGCCGACCAGTCCCTTCGCCCTGGCCAGCGAGATCCGCCAGTTCTTCGACGGCACGCTGCTGCTCGCGGGCGCCATCAGCGACGGCCGGCAGGTCGCGGCGGCGCTGATGATGGGGGCGGATCTCGCGTGGATCGGCAGCCGCTTCATCGCCACCCGGGAGAGCCTCGCGCCGGAGGCCTATAAGCAGATGATGCTGGCCGCCAGTGCCGCGGACGTGGTCTACACCGATGCCGTGTCGGGCGTGCCGGCGAATTTTCTCCGCCAGAGCCTCGAGGACAACGGCTTCGATGTCGCCGCGCTGGCGAAGCGCGGTCTCGGCAGCGGCAAGCTCAAGGATCTCGGTGACGAGGCGCAGGCGTGGAAGACCATCTGGTCGGCCGGCCAGGGCGTCGGCACCATCCGGGATGTCCCGGGCACGGCCGAGCTGTGCGCACGGCTCAAGGCCGAGTTCGATGCGGCGTGTGCCGCCGGAGTCCCCTGGCCGGAGCGCGGTTGA